Genomic segment of Larimichthys crocea isolate SSNF unplaced genomic scaffold, L_crocea_2.0 scaffold269, whole genome shotgun sequence:
tattactgaatagtccaacagcagtcagcccagccaagacttttattttaccaagctctcaccaaccaccaAAAATCAGTcgcacatttactcttgtctacAGGACAAGCTTCCCATCAGCATtaacctgaaaacctcctttttCTGGTCCAAagcacctgtggtacaaacactaacacttccaCAGTACTCTGAGCTCATAGAGGCAGCTGTGGCTTAGGAGAGAGAGTCATCCACCAGTCAGATGATCTGCggttcgattcccggctcctcttttctgcatgttgaagtgtctactgaaccccaaactgttcctgaaggctgcgccatcggtggCACTCGTttttagctcctaaaaactgatgagctgtTGGCACCTTGCAATGCCagcagtgtatgaatgtgtgtgatttggtgaatgagatatgtagtgtaaaagcgctttgagtgttcggaagactagaaaggagatatacaagtacagtctatttaccattTAAGCCAACATtagcagccggaggacatcagagggaaaaccagaaaacattttctccatgaaatatgagccagtttcaccaaaatcagtcaaatagttggtaGTGTGTGTCTTGGTGTCGTAGGTTGTATAATTCTCACGGATGATTGTATCCTAAGAACAAAGTGCCATggtgaaagaacaaacaaatgacagagCTACCATTCAACTGATTATAAGTCAGTGAAGCATCacactgatttaaaacagtGCTGTATTACTGTAACGCTAATTCAGTGGAGTACTCCTCTTTATTGTAAAGATTAAAAGGTTGCAGGTAGATATTGAACAGCTCTGTACTTTGTATGTTTCAGTTTATTACTACAACTTTGGGTGGAAGGATTATGGTGTGGCATCTCTGACTACAATCCTTGACATGGTGAAAGTCATGTCATTTGCTATCCAGGAGGGGAAACTGGCTGTCCACTGCCACGCCGGTCTTGGAAGAACAGGTTTGTAACACCAGCAATTTGGCTTGCAACCTCATTTTTGTCTATACAATATgagttttgtctttattgttttctcttttgtctttcatcGTGTAGGTGTGTTGTTGGCTTGTTACTTGGTTTTCACATCCCGAATGAGCGCTGACCAAGCCATCCTGTTTGTACGAGCCAAGAGACCCAACTCCATCCAAACCAGAGGCCAGCTCCTGTGCGTCAGGGAGTTTGCCCAGTTCCTGGTTCCCCTCCGAAGCATCTTCTCCTGTGCAGAACCCAAAGCCGGCGCCGTCACCTTGTCCCAGTACCTCACCCGGCAGCGCCACCTGCTGCACGGCAACGAGGCCAGACAGATGAAGAACGTGCCAAAGATTGTCCAGCTGGTGTGCAGGCTTCTCATCGACATCGCAGCCAACAGACAGGTGGTCATCGAGGAGGAGTGGCTGGAGATCCCCGACCTCACTGCAGAGGTGGAGAAGACCGTTTCCCAGCAGGCTCTTCAGCAGCTCGGGAAAGAGATGAGAGGGAAGGGTATTCCTGTTCCGCCTTGTTCAACTCATCCTCTCAGCTCACCCACCCTGCAGTCCAGACCTCCTCATGATCAACCTCTCACCAGTGAGAATGACTTTGAGCCACTATGGAGGCAGCAGCATGTAGAAAGAGCTCTGAGGTCCGCTCTTACCAACAACAGGAGCCTCAGTGATTCTTTCCTTCACAAACTTGGACAACAGCAGCACCGTTTAGAAAATCTGAAGAGCAACGCACCGATCAGCTGCCTGGTCAAACATTCCATGTCTCACAGCAGCCTTACAGACCTTAACCCTCCAAGATTTTGTGACCTCTCTCCTCAGGACATTATCAGCACCATGCAGGACCCCAATACTGAAGCAAAGCAAGACACGAGAtgcccctttttaaaaaagcagctacTCAAAGGCCATCAGAGTTTGTCTTTAGATCTGTCTGAGCAGGGAAGAAAATCCCACTGTAACACCACACTGCCAGCCTTATCAACCAAGAGCAAACCGGTAACCAGGGAGGAGCAGCCAGATGTGGATGTGTCAGTGGGTGAAACAGACAGAGTGGATGTCACTGAGGTTCCTTTCGTCACTCTCCAGTCTGAGCTCTCCCCAGAGAGCAGACACTTGTTGGTGGCTAAAGCTCTGGCAATGGACCTGACAGACAAGGATCTCACCTCCAAGGTGTCACAGTGGCAGGTAGAGTACCCCAAGAAATACTCAAATATACCATGCACATACATGTAGCAGTGCAAAACCTGTCTGAACATATAAAAGGATCattctaaaaaaaacccacacacattcatgtcataCATGGCAACACTTTAAGCTCCCAAGTTTGGATTCGAGGCGCAGCCAGCCAATAATGGTAGTCATCACAAAGAACACATTACAGGTGAGTTTTTAGCAGCTTCTTAAAGCTACTCACTGACTCTGCATTTTATATAGTTAGGGCCACAACTGCATACAGCTTTGGTTTTAAGCCAGAGTTTGGGGACCACCATATGGCCTCTGACATCCAGTTAATGACAGCTGTCAGGCAGCCTTGTAGAGTAGAGATTTAAAGGAGAGGTATAGCAGGGCATTGTCTGCATAACAAGGATAGGAAATGTACTTAAATAGCCTAACTAAAGGGGGAGCACGCTAAGTGAAAGAAGAATGGGCCCAAAGAGCACAACCAACCAATTAACCAGCTGACCAGGACGTGTCAGCCCAACAGATTTCATGGGGTATCTgcaacatcacatcacatcactgttCACACAGTCGGTGTGTTTGAATTAGTAATAAAATCACTGTTGGCTTTCTAAAGATTCCCACAGAAATCCAGTGTCCATTGTTGGTGTAGGTGAATAAACAAATGAAGTTTTCCAGGCTAGACTGTTCCTGGAGAAAGCCAGTATGTTGACCAGGCATACGTGTAACTGgggtttcattcatttttagatGAAAGCATGATACAATACTTGTACACATTTCATCTTCATATTCAGAGTAGTTCCATCTGAGGTCTTAATTAAACTGACAGCATCTAGAAGTCTAAATAAAGAGTTAATGTTTAGTCAACActcaaaaataagaaaaggagaaagaagtgtcattattatttcattaattatGATTAACTGTGTCATAATCAACTCACTGGACAATCAAGTCCACTGTCCTAACCTGCTGCATGTGAATACAGATTTAACATTAGCCAACTTACTACAGTGTCTGTAAACAGATAGCTTTGTAACCTGCTTTATACTCTGTGGTGAAGCTTTATAGATAGTGTCAGATGGCAGAATGATTAAAATCCAATCTAGTCTAATCAAattgaaaatgtaatgtgatgtctGTCTGCTCGGGGAAAGCCAAAGAGAAAACGGACACTCCCAGAGCTCCACCAGTCACACATGTGAAGGATCTACAGGAAATGTGGTGTTATGAGAAACAGTATGATCATCATCTCCACCATACTTTTGATAATAACAGTGGAAATATAACAGCACGTCTACATGTCTCCCTGTTTTCAGACGCCAAGCTGTAATTGTGTGAAATCAGCATCCTGCTGTTGTGCTGGGTTCAGCCTCTGATCACAGGAGACTCTAATTCCCTCAGTGTGACTGGCAggctgtcacttcctgtgaaaTAGCTGCTCACTTGTTTCACTTGCTCAGCTGTTTGGACTAATCTAGGTTTACATTATTCAACTTGAATACAGAGCATCTGGTCATCAGTGAactctaaaaaacacacatgcacattttccATCAATCAACTgcacaacacaccacaacacgTGCAGCCCTTTGTTCTGTTCCATCTAGTGGCACGTCATTTCATTCAGTCCACTGTCAGAGTGCTCTCTGTTGTGATGCGCAGACGGAGCTGAACTCCAGAGAGGGAGCGTGGGAGAGGCTGTGTACGGAGAGAGATCCGCTTGTCCTGTCCAGTCTGATGTGGTCGTGGCTGGAGCAGCTCAAGGACCCAGTCATCAGTGGCGAGGATATCAAAGCCCTCAGCGAGAAGAACGTGAACCCTCAGAACACCCTCGACTCACTGGAAAAGGTAGCCGGGCTGGATCActgtctgaaacacacactctgtacacactcacactctaCCATTATGGCTCAAATGATAATTCAAAATATTCTTCAGATATTCTTCTACACATTTCTACTGTTTTATTCTAACAGAACATGATGAAAAGTGTCTGAATCATTGAGACTGTCGGTTTGgaacacagctgtgtgtttttactcGTATGAATATACTAGATTCATGTGAGTTACACAGAATTGCTGTTGGTCTGGGCAAAGGGGCAGTAAGACTTAACCTGCAAGATGGATTCTCAT
This window contains:
- the ptpdc1a gene encoding protein tyrosine phosphatase domain-containing protein 1 isoform X2 yields the protein MAAGVSILSDFPYSMSGARSEEISTEMETANARVPTAKYTKMGETLRHVIPGHMQCSMACGGKACKYENPSRWSDEEQAVKGLYSSWCGLKTVINLQRPGEHASCGNSLEQESGFTYRPETFMAAGIYYYNFGWKDYGVASLTTILDMVKVMSFAIQEGKLAVHCHAGLGRTGVLLACYLVFTSRMSADQAILFVRAKRPNSIQTRGQLLCVREFAQFLVPLRSIFSCAEPKAGAVTLSQYLTRQRHLLHGNEARQMKNVPKIVQLVCRLLIDIAANRQVVIEEEWLEIPDLTAEVEKTVSQQALQQLGKEMRGKGIPVPPCSTHPLSSPTLQSRPPHDQPLTSENDFEPLWRQQHVERALRSALTNNRSLSDSFLHKLGQQQHRLENLKSNAPISCLVKHSMSHSSLTDLNPPRFCDLSPQDIISTMQDPNTEAKQDTRCPFLKKQLLKGHQSLSLDLSEQGRKSHCNTTLPALSTKSKPVTREEQPDVDVSVGETDRVDVTEVPFVTLQSELSPESRHLLVAKALAMDLTDKDLTSKVSQWQTELNSREGAWERLCTERDPLVLSSLMWSWLEQLKDPVISGEDIKALSEKNVNPQNTLDSLEKGHRLTLLCILDCAAHLLPMPEDVETSFLHQTIKVFTKIDAASEKSLYTTLKAILTRILHELCDKANPASAGLV
- the ptpdc1a gene encoding protein tyrosine phosphatase domain-containing protein 1 isoform X1 → MAAGVSILSDFPYSMSGARSEEISTEMETANARVPTAKYTKMGETLRHVIPGHMQCSMACGGKACKYENPSRWSDEEQAVKGLYSSWITDNLLAMARPSTEIIERYNIIEQFQRCGLKTVINLQRPGEHASCGNSLEQESGFTYRPETFMAAGIYYYNFGWKDYGVASLTTILDMVKVMSFAIQEGKLAVHCHAGLGRTGVLLACYLVFTSRMSADQAILFVRAKRPNSIQTRGQLLCVREFAQFLVPLRSIFSCAEPKAGAVTLSQYLTRQRHLLHGNEARQMKNVPKIVQLVCRLLIDIAANRQVVIEEEWLEIPDLTAEVEKTVSQQALQQLGKEMRGKGIPVPPCSTHPLSSPTLQSRPPHDQPLTSENDFEPLWRQQHVERALRSALTNNRSLSDSFLHKLGQQQHRLENLKSNAPISCLVKHSMSHSSLTDLNPPRFCDLSPQDIISTMQDPNTEAKQDTRCPFLKKQLLKGHQSLSLDLSEQGRKSHCNTTLPALSTKSKPVTREEQPDVDVSVGETDRVDVTEVPFVTLQSELSPESRHLLVAKALAMDLTDKDLTSKVSQWQTELNSREGAWERLCTERDPLVLSSLMWSWLEQLKDPVISGEDIKALSEKNVNPQNTLDSLEKGHRLTLLCILDCAAHLLPMPEDVETSFLHQTIKVFTKIDAASEKSLYTTLKAILTRILHELCDKANPASAGLV